A window from Bordetella petrii encodes these proteins:
- a CDS encoding TRAP transporter large permease, giving the protein MKIHKALWFGLSCIGIVVAMIGFLTPWHDITTGHLGLLMLALIVVAIMLGFPTAFTLMGMGVIFTFLAYYLQNADAQHSVRQTLDLMVQRTYATMTNDSLISVPLFVFMGYLVERANLIEKLFRSMHLALARLPGALAVATLTTCAIFATATGIVGAVVTLMGLLAMPAMLKAGYSVRLTAGSITAGGCLGILLPPSVMLIVYGATTGVSVVQLYAGAFFPGLMLAGLYVTYVMVVAKLRPDMAPPLTAEERRIALPAGAEALSRQGYTHAMTGMLAAMFKGRRNSAVSMRFLSRNMMLALAPLMAFVVLTGSVYYMVTEPPAVYEIPDELRLGGGGDYSSGLAEPPMEDGGLAEPPPADGGVAEPPGTPAAPGADAAAPGEPAAESGPAREPAPDGYWIFFGICLALLAVFYALLTWARLEIFKMLMGSFFPLALMIAAVLGSITFGLATPSEAAAMGAMGGALLALAYRRLNMPVLKESVFLTAKTSAMVCWLFVGSSIFSAAFALLGGQRIIEEWVMSLGLTQIQFMLLAQAIIFLLGWPLEWTEIIVIFMPIFVPLLITFDIDPLLFGLLVALNLQTAFLSPPVAMSAFYLKGISPPHVTLNQIFLGMMPFMLIQVVAIFLLYVFPEIGLWLPTLLYR; this is encoded by the coding sequence ATGAAGATCCACAAGGCACTGTGGTTCGGCCTGAGCTGCATCGGCATCGTGGTGGCGATGATCGGCTTCCTGACGCCCTGGCACGACATCACCACCGGCCACCTGGGGCTGCTGATGCTGGCGCTGATCGTGGTGGCGATCATGCTGGGCTTTCCCACCGCGTTCACGCTGATGGGCATGGGGGTGATCTTCACCTTCCTGGCCTATTACCTGCAAAACGCGGACGCCCAGCATTCGGTGCGGCAGACGCTGGACCTGATGGTACAGCGCACCTATGCCACCATGACCAACGACTCGCTGATCTCGGTGCCCCTGTTCGTGTTCATGGGCTATCTGGTCGAGCGCGCCAACCTGATCGAGAAGCTGTTCCGGTCCATGCACCTGGCCCTGGCGCGGCTGCCCGGCGCGCTGGCGGTGGCCACCCTGACCACCTGCGCCATCTTCGCCACCGCCACCGGCATCGTCGGCGCGGTGGTGACGCTGATGGGGCTGCTGGCCATGCCGGCCATGCTGAAAGCGGGCTACAGCGTACGCCTGACGGCGGGCTCGATTACCGCGGGCGGCTGCCTGGGCATCCTGCTGCCGCCCTCGGTGATGCTGATCGTCTATGGCGCCACCACCGGCGTGTCGGTGGTGCAGCTCTATGCCGGCGCGTTCTTCCCCGGCCTGATGCTGGCCGGCCTGTACGTGACGTACGTGATGGTGGTGGCCAAGCTGCGGCCCGACATGGCGCCGCCGCTGACGGCCGAAGAGCGGCGCATCGCCCTGCCGGCCGGCGCCGAGGCCCTGTCGCGGCAGGGCTACACGCATGCCATGACCGGCATGCTGGCCGCGATGTTCAAGGGCCGCCGCAACAGCGCCGTGTCGATGCGTTTCCTGTCGCGCAACATGATGCTGGCGCTGGCCCCGCTGATGGCCTTCGTGGTGCTGACCGGGTCGGTGTACTACATGGTGACCGAGCCGCCGGCGGTGTACGAGATACCCGATGAATTGCGCCTGGGCGGCGGCGGCGACTACAGCAGCGGCCTGGCCGAGCCGCCCATGGAAGACGGCGGGCTGGCCGAGCCTCCGCCGGCCGACGGCGGCGTGGCCGAGCCGCCCGGCACGCCGGCCGCGCCCGGCGCGGACGCGGCGGCGCCGGGCGAACCGGCCGCCGAATCCGGGCCGGCGCGCGAACCGGCGCCCGACGGCTACTGGATATTCTTCGGCATCTGCCTGGCGCTGCTGGCGGTCTTCTACGCCCTGCTGACCTGGGCGCGGCTGGAGATCTTCAAGATGCTGATGGGCTCGTTCTTCCCGCTGGCGCTGATGATCGCCGCGGTGCTGGGCTCGATCACCTTCGGCCTGGCCACGCCCAGCGAGGCGGCGGCCATGGGCGCCATGGGCGGCGCCCTGCTGGCGCTGGCCTACCGCCGCCTGAACATGCCCGTACTGAAGGAATCCGTCTTTCTCACCGCCAAGACCAGCGCCATGGTGTGCTGGCTGTTCGTCGGGTCGTCGATTTTCTCGGCGGCGTTCGCGCTGCTGGGCGGGCAGCGCATCATCGAAGAATGGGTGATGTCGCTGGGGCTGACGCAGATCCAGTTCATGCTGCTGGCGCAGGCCATCATCTTTTTGCTGGGCTGGCCGCTGGAATGGACCGAGATCATCGTGATTTTCATGCCGATCTTCGTGCCGCTGCTGATCACCTTCGACATCGACCCGCTGCTCTTCGGCCTGCTGGTGGCGCTGAACCTGCAGACGGCGTTCCTGTCGCCGCCCGTGGCCATGTCGGCCTTCTATCTGAAGGGCATATCGCCGCCGCACGTGACGCTGAACCAGATTTTCCTGGGCATGATGCCGTTCATGCTTATCCAGGTGGTGGCGATTTTCCTGCTGTATGTGTTTCCGGAAATCGGCCTGTGGCTGCCCACCCTGTTGTACCGTTGA
- a CDS encoding enoyl-CoA hydratase/isomerase family protein, giving the protein MLQTLEVAYGPQTAVVWLARPDVRNALDARLIAELTETFMTLGDDSEVRAIVLAGRGKAFCAGADLNAMRRSAQASQADNRADALAMATLLHTIHTCPKPTIARVHGACMAGGMGLAAACDIAVAAREARFALTETRLGLIPAMISPYILRAIGARAASRWFLSAEVFEAAEAWRMGLVHELCEADELDARINALLGSFMLASPQALAESKRLIRELSGRPIDAAVLEDTAARLAAQRATEDGCEGIAAFLEKRAPRWVPQEQE; this is encoded by the coding sequence ATGCTGCAAACGCTGGAAGTTGCGTACGGGCCCCAGACCGCGGTGGTCTGGCTGGCCCGGCCCGATGTGCGCAACGCGCTGGATGCGCGCCTGATCGCCGAGCTGACCGAAACGTTCATGACCCTGGGCGACGACAGCGAAGTGCGCGCCATCGTGCTGGCCGGCCGCGGCAAGGCCTTCTGCGCCGGCGCCGACCTCAACGCCATGCGCCGCAGCGCGCAGGCCAGCCAGGCCGACAACCGGGCCGACGCGCTGGCCATGGCCACGCTGCTGCACACCATCCATACCTGCCCCAAACCCACCATCGCGCGGGTGCATGGCGCCTGCATGGCGGGCGGCATGGGGCTGGCGGCGGCGTGCGACATTGCCGTGGCGGCTCGCGAGGCGCGCTTCGCCCTGACCGAGACCCGGCTGGGGCTGATACCGGCCATGATCTCGCCGTACATTCTGCGGGCCATCGGCGCGCGTGCGGCCAGCCGCTGGTTCCTGAGCGCCGAAGTGTTCGAGGCTGCCGAGGCCTGGCGCATGGGCCTGGTGCACGAGCTGTGCGAAGCCGACGAACTGGACGCCCGCATCAATGCCCTGCTGGGCAGCTTCATGCTGGCCTCGCCGCAGGCCCTGGCGGAATCGAAGCGCCTGATCCGCGAATTGTCGGGCCGGCCCATCGATGCCGCGGTGCTGGAAGACACCGCCGCCCGCCTGGCCGCGCAGCGCGCCACGGAAGACGGATGCGAAGGCATCGCGGCCTTCCTGGAAAAGCGCGCGCCGCGCTGGGTGCCGCAAGAACAGGAGTAA
- a CDS encoding LD-carboxypeptidase, with translation MSTPHHPAHGQHGHVCAEDCGHGQHGHGPAPAAGGIYLISPSSAVRDPATVQRACRRLAQEGFQTTVDRAALAVRQRFAGTEKQRLAGLARAIRQKHPIVMVTRGGYGLSRLLPDIDWRAMADSGKRFVGMSDFTAFNLALLAQTGAVSYSGATAVADFGGDQVDDLTAALFGELMRGELEILSFETPDADPVDCRGVLWGGNLATLVSLLGTPYMPRVRGGILFLEDVAEHPYRVERMLAQLWQAGVLQRQKAIVLGYFTNYRLAPHDAGYDMPEVLKWLRRTVKVPVVTGLPYGHIDTKATLPIGKKVGLATEPGMAHLVIDEHRH, from the coding sequence ATGAGCACCCCGCATCACCCCGCGCATGGGCAGCATGGCCATGTTTGCGCCGAAGACTGCGGCCACGGGCAGCATGGCCACGGCCCGGCGCCCGCCGCTGGCGGCATCTACCTGATTTCGCCGTCCTCGGCCGTGCGCGATCCGGCCACCGTGCAGCGCGCCTGCCGGCGCCTGGCGCAGGAGGGCTTCCAGACCACTGTCGACCGCGCCGCGCTGGCGGTGCGGCAGCGCTTCGCCGGCACCGAAAAGCAGCGCCTGGCCGGCCTGGCGCGCGCCATCCGCCAGAAGCACCCCATTGTCATGGTCACGCGCGGCGGTTACGGCCTGAGCCGGCTGCTGCCCGACATCGACTGGCGCGCCATGGCCGACAGCGGCAAGCGCTTCGTGGGCATGAGCGACTTCACGGCGTTCAACCTGGCGCTGCTGGCGCAGACCGGCGCGGTCAGCTATTCGGGCGCCACGGCGGTGGCCGATTTCGGCGGCGACCAGGTCGACGACCTGACCGCCGCGCTGTTCGGCGAACTGATGCGCGGCGAACTCGAGATCCTGAGTTTCGAAACGCCGGACGCCGACCCGGTGGACTGCCGCGGCGTGCTGTGGGGCGGCAACCTGGCCACGCTGGTCTCGCTGCTGGGCACGCCGTACATGCCGCGCGTGCGCGGCGGCATCCTGTTCCTGGAAGACGTGGCCGAGCACCCGTACCGCGTCGAGCGCATGCTGGCGCAGCTGTGGCAGGCGGGCGTGCTGCAGCGGCAGAAGGCCATTGTGCTGGGCTATTTCACCAACTACCGCCTGGCGCCGCACGATGCCGGCTACGACATGCCGGAAGTGCTGAAGTGGCTGCGCCGCACGGTGAAAGTGCCGGTGGTCACGGGGCTGCCGTATGGGCACATCGACACCAAGGCGACCCTGCCCATCGGCAAGAAGGTGGGCCTGGCCACCGAGCCGGGCATGGCGCACCTGGTCATCGACGAGCACCGCCACTAG
- the tadA gene encoding tRNA adenosine(34) deaminase TadA: protein MALALRQAEAAGQAGEVPVGAVVVDAQGRVLGAGYNRTITDSDPTAHAEIVALRAAAKQLGNYRLPGLSLYVTLEPCVMCIGAMLHARLARVVYGAADPKTGACGSVLDVGAVVRLNHHTTITGGVLAEPCGDLLRQFFRVRRAKESLS from the coding sequence ATGGCCCTGGCGCTGCGCCAGGCCGAAGCCGCCGGGCAGGCCGGCGAAGTGCCGGTGGGCGCCGTGGTGGTCGATGCGCAGGGGCGGGTGCTGGGCGCCGGCTACAACCGCACCATCACCGACAGCGACCCCACCGCTCACGCCGAGATCGTGGCGCTGCGCGCCGCCGCGAAACAGCTGGGCAATTACCGGCTGCCGGGCCTCAGCCTGTACGTCACGCTGGAACCCTGCGTCATGTGCATCGGCGCCATGCTGCACGCGCGGCTGGCGCGGGTGGTCTATGGCGCCGCCGACCCCAAGACCGGCGCCTGCGGCAGCGTGCTCGACGTGGGCGCGGTCGTGCGCCTCAATCATCACACTACCATTACCGGCGGCGTGCTGGCCGAACCGTGCGGCGACCTGCTGCGCCAGTTCTTCCGCGTGCGCCGCGCCAAGGAATCCCTTTCATGA
- a CDS encoding HAD family hydrolase yields MSDVIALIFDFDDTLAPDSTSGFLDSMGVDTAAFWKDKVDPLLSSQDWDPVPAYLHQMIELSRSGAHGLITQQRLAQWGASLPLHDGVPTLFQRLRAAVRAEHPQVQLEFYLISSGIGDVVRATPIAHEFTEIWASEFVYGADGGIEFPRRLVSFTDKTRYLFHIQKGIIGREFRNKPFEVNRKVPEDRLRVPFDQMVFVGDGYTDIPCFSLIRRAGGFAFGVWDPKHRDKRSRAWGFIEEGRVSNLNQARYDENAELYQWLEEAVTSLAGRIALKSRVYRG; encoded by the coding sequence ATGTCCGACGTCATCGCCCTGATATTCGATTTCGACGATACGCTGGCCCCCGACAGCACGTCCGGCTTCCTGGACAGCATGGGGGTGGACACGGCCGCCTTCTGGAAAGACAAGGTCGACCCGCTGCTGTCCAGCCAGGACTGGGACCCGGTGCCGGCCTATCTGCACCAGATGATTGAGCTCTCGCGCAGCGGCGCGCACGGGCTCATCACGCAGCAGCGCCTGGCACAGTGGGGCGCCAGCCTGCCGCTGCACGATGGCGTGCCCACGCTGTTCCAGCGGCTGCGCGCCGCGGTGCGGGCTGAGCACCCGCAGGTGCAGCTCGAGTTCTACCTGATTTCCAGCGGCATCGGCGACGTGGTGCGCGCCACGCCCATCGCCCACGAATTCACCGAAATCTGGGCCTCCGAATTCGTCTACGGCGCCGACGGCGGCATTGAATTCCCGCGCCGGCTGGTCAGCTTTACCGACAAGACCCGCTACCTGTTCCATATCCAGAAAGGCATCATCGGACGCGAATTCCGCAACAAGCCCTTCGAGGTCAACCGCAAGGTGCCCGAAGACCGCCTGCGCGTGCCGTTCGACCAGATGGTCTTTGTCGGCGACGGCTACACCGATATTCCGTGTTTTTCGCTGATCCGCCGCGCCGGCGGCTTCGCTTTCGGCGTATGGGATCCCAAGCACCGCGACAAGCGCAGCCGGGCCTGGGGCTTCATCGAAGAAGGGCGCGTGTCCAACCTGAACCAGGCGCGCTACGACGAGAATGCCGAGCTGTACCAATGGCTGGAAGAGGCCGTCACCAGCCTGGCGGGGCGCATCGCCCTGAAATCGCGGGTGTACCGTGGCTGA
- the mnhG gene encoding monovalent cation/H(+) antiporter subunit G: protein MNADIPLWAGIPASILLVAGGLLALVGSAGLLRFNNFFCRIHAPTLGNTMGAGCVLVASILVFSALQQRPVVHEILITLLLFISSPVTAMLLMRAAVYRDRRRRGESYPTATPPGAGNRQTDL from the coding sequence ATGAACGCCGACATCCCCCTGTGGGCGGGCATTCCCGCCAGCATCCTGCTGGTGGCGGGCGGCCTGCTGGCCCTGGTCGGCTCGGCCGGGCTGCTGCGCTTCAATAATTTCTTCTGCCGCATCCATGCGCCCACCCTGGGCAACACCATGGGCGCCGGCTGCGTGCTGGTGGCGTCGATCCTGGTTTTTTCGGCGCTGCAGCAGCGGCCGGTGGTGCACGAAATCCTGATCACGCTGTTGTTGTTCATCTCATCGCCGGTGACCGCCATGCTGCTGATGCGCGCGGCGGTCTACCGCGACCGGCGCCGGCGCGGTGAATCGTATCCGACCGCTACGCCGCCTGGGGCAGGTAACCGCCAGACGGATTTGTAA
- a CDS encoding K+/H+ antiporter subunit F, whose protein sequence is MNLVLYWAASFALLCFVLGMACGTVRLVRGPTAQDRVLALDALYINGMLAALTFGVRSGTPVYFDVALLIALFGFVGATAMAKFLLRGEVIEP, encoded by the coding sequence ATGAACCTCGTCCTGTACTGGGCCGCGTCGTTCGCCTTGCTGTGCTTTGTGCTGGGCATGGCGTGCGGCACCGTGCGGCTGGTGCGCGGGCCCACCGCGCAAGACCGCGTGCTGGCGCTCGACGCGCTTTACATCAACGGCATGCTGGCCGCGCTGACCTTCGGCGTGCGCTCGGGCACGCCGGTGTATTTCGACGTGGCGCTGCTGATCGCCCTGTTCGGGTTCGTGGGCGCCACCGCCATGGCCAAGTTCCTGCTGCGCGGCGAGGTAATCGAACCATGA
- a CDS encoding Na+/H+ antiporter subunit E — protein MRRAYLLLLPAVLLALWLLLNESLSAGQVALGLFLALWLGFAASRLRPLRSRPHKLWLLPGLVWRVAVDIVRSNIAVGRLILDFRREFSPGYVHIPLELRDPHARALLGCILTYTPGTVWVDVSDDTLTLHVLDLENEQAWIDLIKRRYERTLKEIFE, from the coding sequence ATGCGGCGCGCGTACCTGCTGTTGCTGCCTGCGGTGCTGCTGGCTCTGTGGCTGCTGCTCAACGAGTCGCTGTCGGCGGGGCAGGTGGCGCTGGGCCTGTTCCTGGCGCTGTGGCTGGGCTTCGCGGCCAGCCGCCTGCGGCCGTTGCGCAGCCGGCCGCACAAGCTGTGGCTGCTGCCCGGCCTGGTCTGGCGCGTGGCGGTCGACATCGTGCGCTCGAATATCGCGGTGGGCAGGCTGATCCTCGACTTCCGGCGCGAATTCTCGCCCGGCTACGTGCACATCCCGCTCGAGCTGCGCGATCCGCATGCGCGCGCGCTGCTGGGCTGCATCCTGACCTACACGCCCGGCACGGTATGGGTGGATGTGTCCGACGACACCCTGACGCTGCACGTGCTCGACCTGGAAAACGAACAGGCCTGGATCGACCTGATCAAGCGGCGCTACGAGCGCACCCTGAAGGAGATCTTCGAATGA